The Chloroflexota bacterium DNA segment ATGGACGCGGGCTTCCGGGCAGTCATCGACGACGTGCTCGTGTTCCGTCTGCGGGACGAGCCGGGCGCACTGGCGAAGGTCGCCCAGAACTTCAAGGACGCGGGCGTGAACATCCAGAGCCTCCACATCCTCGACAGGCACGGCGACTACGTGACCTTCGCCCTCTCCTCGGACGACCGCGCCAAGGCGGAAGCGCT contains these protein-coding regions:
- a CDS encoding ACT domain-containing protein, yielding MERIIVMAQSEVGVIADIAAALAGAGINILSINTENTGETGLVILTTEDNDDALRALMDAGFRAVIDDVLVFRLRDEPGALAKVAQNFKDAGVNIQSLHILDRHGDYVTFALSSDDRAKAEALVGPEALV